From the Nymphalis io chromosome 1, ilAglIoxx1.1, whole genome shotgun sequence genome, one window contains:
- the LOC126768959 gene encoding uncharacterized protein LOC126768959 isoform X1, which yields MQPSTIIVLACLVAVVAASVHYEHYPEEMNVQNVHESLGDTPVHERSARTKRGLLLLKKKLILGALGLKAVKVGAVGAGVVGALALKKQSVKPRVTIHTDLRHAPKYVEVHSWSG from the exons ATGCAGCCCTCAACCATCATTGTTCTGGCTTGTCTCGTAGCAGTCGTCGCAGCGAGCGTGCACTACGAACATTACCCCGAAGAGATGAATGTCCAAAACGTCCACGAGTCGCTGGGTGACACGCCAGTGCACGAGAGGAGTGCGAGAACGAAGAGGGGTCTGCTACTTCTTAAGAAGAAGCTTATCCTTg GGGCTTTAGGTTTGAAAGCTGTGAAGGTTGGAGCCGTCGGCGCAGGAGTTGTCGGCGCGCTCGCGCTCAAAAAACAGTCAGTGAAACCTCGTGTGACAATTCATACTGACCTCCG TCACGCGCCTAAATACGTCGAAGTTCACAG CTGGTCCGGTTAA
- the LOC126768959 gene encoding uncharacterized protein LOC126768959 isoform X2, with translation MQPSTIIVLACLVAVVAASVHYEHYPEEMNVQNVHESLGDTPVHERSARTKRGLLLLKKKLILGALGLKAVKVGAVGAGVVGALALKKHHAPKYVEVHSWSG, from the exons ATGCAGCCCTCAACCATCATTGTTCTGGCTTGTCTCGTAGCAGTCGTCGCAGCGAGCGTGCACTACGAACATTACCCCGAAGAGATGAATGTCCAAAACGTCCACGAGTCGCTGGGTGACACGCCAGTGCACGAGAGGAGTGCGAGAACGAAGAGGGGTCTGCTACTTCTTAAGAAGAAGCTTATCCTTg GGGCTTTAGGTTTGAAAGCTGTGAAGGTTGGAGCCGTCGGCGCAGGAGTTGTCGGCGCGCTCGCGCTCAAAAAACA TCACGCGCCTAAATACGTCGAAGTTCACAG CTGGTCCGGTTAA
- the LOC126768959 gene encoding uncharacterized protein LOC126768959 isoform X3: MQPSTIIVLACLVAVVAASVHYEHYPEEMNVQNVHESLGDTPVHERSARTKRGLLLLKKKLILGALGLKAVKVGAVGAGVVGALALKKHWSG; encoded by the exons ATGCAGCCCTCAACCATCATTGTTCTGGCTTGTCTCGTAGCAGTCGTCGCAGCGAGCGTGCACTACGAACATTACCCCGAAGAGATGAATGTCCAAAACGTCCACGAGTCGCTGGGTGACACGCCAGTGCACGAGAGGAGTGCGAGAACGAAGAGGGGTCTGCTACTTCTTAAGAAGAAGCTTATCCTTg GGGCTTTAGGTTTGAAAGCTGTGAAGGTTGGAGCCGTCGGCGCAGGAGTTGTCGGCGCGCTCGCGCTCAAAAAACA CTGGTCCGGTTAA